A region from the Streptomyces tsukubensis genome encodes:
- a CDS encoding MarC family protein has protein sequence MFDVAVFGSLFLTLFVIMDPPGITPIFLALTSGRPAKVQRRMAWQAVAVAFGVITVFGLLGQQILDYLHVSVPALMIAGGLLLLLIALDLLTGKTDEPKQTKDVNVALVPLGMPLLAGPGAIVSVILAVQNADGASQQVAVWTAIVAMHVVLWLTMRYSLVIIRLIKDGGVVLVTRLAGMMLSAIAVQQIINGVTQVVQGA, from the coding sequence GTGTTCGACGTCGCCGTCTTCGGCTCCCTCTTTCTGACCCTCTTCGTGATCATGGATCCGCCGGGGATCACCCCGATCTTCCTCGCCCTGACCTCAGGACGGCCCGCCAAGGTGCAGCGCCGGATGGCCTGGCAGGCGGTGGCCGTGGCCTTCGGTGTGATCACCGTCTTCGGGCTGCTGGGCCAGCAGATCCTCGACTATCTCCATGTGTCCGTACCCGCGCTGATGATCGCGGGCGGTCTGCTGCTGCTGCTGATCGCGCTGGACCTGCTCACCGGCAAAACCGACGAGCCCAAGCAGACCAAGGACGTCAACGTCGCGCTCGTACCGCTGGGCATGCCGCTGCTGGCCGGTCCCGGTGCGATCGTCTCGGTGATCCTGGCGGTCCAGAACGCCGACGGCGCCTCCCAGCAGGTCGCCGTCTGGACGGCCATCGTGGCCATGCATGTGGTGCTCTGGCTGACCATGCGCTATTCGCTGGTCATCATCCGGCTCATCAAGGACGGCGGTGTGGTGCTGGTGACCCGGCTCGCGGGCATGATGCTGTCCGCGATCGCGGTCCAGCAGATCATCAACGGCGTCACCCAGGTCGTCCAGGGCGCCTGA
- a CDS encoding suppressor of fused domain protein produces MADVLALVEARLRNALGEPDARAAVTFLGTDRVEVLRFRAGAEEPPAAGAPRAAGAGDGGADGLLRYATLGMSARPMAEPTASFADPVAGPRAELLLTVRAGLADTDKVLRALAVLAASPQVEGVVVAPGASLDLGAPLWPGAPFSSVLAGEPGGLVADLELDAPLDPVRFLPLLPMTPNEAAWKRVHGAAALQERWLRHGTDLRDPLRAPVRLDD; encoded by the coding sequence ATGGCTGATGTTCTCGCTCTCGTCGAAGCCCGTTTGCGCAACGCCCTCGGGGAGCCGGACGCCCGGGCCGCGGTGACGTTCCTGGGGACGGACCGCGTCGAGGTGCTGCGGTTCCGCGCCGGTGCGGAGGAGCCGCCGGCCGCCGGAGCGCCCCGCGCGGCCGGAGCGGGGGACGGCGGCGCGGACGGTCTGCTGCGTTACGCCACCCTCGGGATGTCGGCCCGTCCGATGGCCGAGCCGACCGCGAGCTTCGCCGATCCGGTGGCGGGGCCGCGCGCCGAACTGCTGCTGACGGTACGGGCGGGGCTCGCCGATACCGACAAGGTCCTCCGCGCGCTCGCGGTGCTCGCCGCCTCCCCGCAGGTCGAGGGCGTGGTGGTGGCCCCCGGCGCCTCCCTCGACCTCGGTGCGCCGCTCTGGCCCGGTGCCCCCTTCTCCTCCGTTCTGGCAGGCGAGCCGGGCGGTCTGGTGGCCGATCTGGAGCTGGACGCCCCGCTGGACCCGGTCCGCTTCCTGCCGCTGCTCCCCATGACCCCGAACGAGGCGGCCTGGAAGCGGGTCCACGGCGCCGCGGCGCTCCAGGAGCGCTGGCTGCGGCACGGCACGGACCTCCGGGACCCGCTGCGCGCCCCGGTCCGGCTCGACGACTGA
- a CDS encoding magnesium and cobalt transport protein CorA encodes MSMIRDLRAAVRPSRRRTGDAAHPATAAYPAGYDTPRDPSASSAVVDCAVYRDGSRLESDSCLTPREAMLRVREGGGFAWIGLHEPTEEEFAGIAAEFGLHPLAVEDAVHAHQRPKLERYDDTLFTVFKTVHYVEHAELTATSDVVETGEVMCFTGRDFVITVRHGGRGSLRALRHGLQKDTELLSKGPSAVLHALADHVVDGYIAVAEAMQDDIDEVEIEVFSAPSKGSSARGTDAGRIYQLKREVLEFKRAVTPLLRPMQLLSERPMRLIDPDIQKYFRDVADHLARVQEEVLGFDELLNSILQANLAQATVAQNEDMRKITSWAAIIAVPTAVCGVYGMNFEYMPELTWKYGYPMVLTAIGVICFTIHRTLKRNGWL; translated from the coding sequence ATGTCGATGATCCGTGACCTGCGCGCCGCCGTCCGCCCCTCCCGGCGCCGGACCGGCGATGCCGCCCACCCCGCGACCGCCGCCTACCCGGCCGGATACGACACCCCCCGCGACCCCTCCGCCTCCAGCGCCGTCGTCGACTGCGCCGTCTACCGCGACGGCAGCCGGCTGGAGAGCGACTCCTGTCTCACCCCGCGCGAGGCGATGCTGCGGGTCCGCGAGGGCGGCGGATTCGCCTGGATAGGGCTGCACGAGCCGACGGAGGAGGAGTTCGCGGGGATCGCGGCCGAGTTCGGCCTCCACCCGCTGGCGGTGGAGGACGCGGTCCACGCCCATCAGCGGCCCAAGCTGGAGCGGTACGACGACACCCTGTTCACCGTCTTCAAGACCGTGCACTACGTCGAGCACGCCGAACTGACCGCGACCAGCGATGTCGTCGAGACGGGCGAGGTGATGTGCTTCACCGGCCGGGACTTCGTCATCACGGTCCGGCACGGCGGCAGGGGGTCGCTGCGCGCCCTCCGGCACGGTCTGCAGAAGGACACGGAGCTGCTGTCCAAGGGCCCGTCCGCGGTGCTGCACGCACTCGCCGACCATGTCGTGGACGGCTATATCGCGGTCGCCGAGGCGATGCAGGACGATATCGACGAGGTCGAGATCGAAGTCTTCTCGGCTCCTTCCAAGGGCAGCAGCGCCCGGGGCACCGACGCGGGCCGGATCTACCAGCTGAAGCGGGAGGTGCTGGAGTTCAAGCGGGCCGTGACCCCGCTGCTGCGGCCGATGCAGCTCCTCAGCGAGCGGCCGATGCGGCTGATCGACCCGGACATCCAGAAGTACTTCCGGGACGTCGCCGACCATCTCGCCCGGGTCCAGGAGGAGGTCCTCGGCTTCGACGAGCTGCTGAACTCCATCCTCCAGGCCAATCTGGCGCAGGCGACCGTGGCCCAGAACGAGGACATGCGCAAGATCACCTCCTGGGCGGCGATCATCGCCGTACCGACGGCGGTCTGCGGGGTGTACGGGATGAACTTCGAGTACATGCCCGAACTGACCTGGAAGTACGGCTATCCGATGGTGCTGACCGCCATCGGCGTCATCTGTTTCACCATTCACCGCACCCTCAAGCGGAACGGCTGGCTCTGA
- a CDS encoding DUF6758 family protein, whose product MRGEPSCPKCGGRVRAPGLFADSWQCDVHGAVHPLQPVIPPSVEALGVAVHRARVPVWMPWPLPVGWLFTGVAYAGDDRSGGRASAVACTGPGPLGGVGELLLIAEELGVGLGARYAGIDGPDPGPHLSTDRAPQAKILAAGRPTPLWHVLAAPDDRAVFAGEARGLWLWAIVWPGQSGLLMYDELVLTDLRDAGSEVELVPCGALSPRLLS is encoded by the coding sequence ATGAGGGGCGAACCCAGTTGCCCGAAGTGCGGTGGCCGGGTCAGGGCGCCCGGTCTCTTTGCCGACTCGTGGCAGTGCGATGTGCACGGCGCCGTGCACCCACTGCAACCGGTGATCCCGCCCAGTGTCGAAGCCCTCGGCGTCGCGGTGCACCGCGCCCGGGTGCCCGTGTGGATGCCCTGGCCGCTGCCCGTCGGCTGGCTGTTCACAGGAGTCGCGTACGCGGGTGACGACCGCAGCGGCGGCCGGGCCTCGGCAGTCGCCTGCACCGGCCCGGGACCGCTCGGCGGAGTCGGCGAACTCCTGCTGATCGCCGAGGAGTTGGGGGTCGGGCTCGGGGCGCGCTACGCCGGGATCGACGGCCCCGACCCGGGTCCGCACCTCAGCACCGACCGCGCGCCGCAGGCGAAAATACTGGCCGCCGGCCGCCCCACCCCGCTCTGGCACGTCCTGGCCGCCCCGGACGACCGGGCCGTCTTCGCGGGCGAGGCACGCGGGCTCTGGCTGTGGGCGATCGTCTGGCCCGGACAGTCCGGACTGCTGATGTACGACGAACTCGTGCTGACCGATCTGCGGGACGCGGGCTCCGAGGTCGAGCTGGTGCCCTGCGGCGCGCTGTCGCCCCGGCTCCTCTCCTAG
- a CDS encoding PHP domain-containing protein, translating into MRIDLHTHSTASDGTDTPAELVRNAAAAGLDVIALTDHDTTRGHAEAIAALPGLDRPLTLVTGAELSCAVDGIGLHLLAYLFDPDEPELLARRELLRDDRVPRARAIVARLRELGAPVSWEQVARIAGDGSVGRPHIAAAMVELGVVPTVSDAFTAEWIADGGRAWVAKHELDPFTAIRLVKAAGGVAVIAHPAAVKRGRTISDATIAELAEAGLDGIEVDHQDHDEPTRARLRGLAAELGLLTTGSSDYHGSRKDIPLGHFTTDPEIYGEITRRATGAFPVPGAGGSPA; encoded by the coding sequence GTGCGCATCGACCTGCACACCCACTCCACGGCGTCGGACGGTACGGACACCCCCGCCGAACTGGTGCGCAACGCCGCCGCGGCCGGGCTCGACGTGATCGCCCTGACCGACCACGACACCACCCGGGGCCATGCCGAAGCCATCGCCGCGCTCCCCGGCCTCGACCGCCCGCTGACCCTGGTCACCGGCGCCGAGCTGTCCTGCGCCGTCGACGGGATCGGCCTCCATCTGCTGGCCTACCTCTTCGACCCCGACGAGCCCGAACTGCTTGCCCGCCGCGAGCTGCTGCGCGACGACCGGGTGCCGCGCGCCCGGGCGATCGTGGCCCGGCTCCGCGAGCTGGGCGCCCCGGTCAGCTGGGAGCAGGTGGCCCGGATCGCCGGGGACGGCTCCGTCGGTCGCCCGCACATCGCCGCCGCGATGGTCGAGCTGGGTGTCGTACCGACGGTGTCGGACGCCTTCACCGCCGAGTGGATCGCCGACGGCGGCCGGGCCTGGGTCGCCAAACACGAACTCGACCCCTTCACCGCGATACGCCTGGTCAAGGCGGCCGGGGGAGTGGCCGTCATCGCCCACCCGGCAGCGGTCAAACGAGGCCGGACCATCTCCGACGCCACCATCGCGGAACTGGCGGAAGCCGGCCTCGACGGTATCGAGGTCGACCACCAGGACCACGACGAGCCGACCCGCGCCCGGCTCCGCGGACTCGCCGCCGAACTGGGGCTGCTGACCACCGGCTCCAGCGACTACCACGGCAGCCGCAAGGACATTCCGCTCGGCCACTTCACCACCGACCCGGAGATCTACGGCGAGATCACCCGCCGGGCGACCGGGGCGTTCCCGGTCCCGGGCGCCGGGGGATCCCCCGCGTAA